The Chitinimonas sp. BJYL2 genome has a segment encoding these proteins:
- a CDS encoding cyclopropane-fatty-acyl-phospholipid synthase family protein yields MNRTDLVLPYPTTKLPLPARAFVAMLSRLQSGSLTLVDPQGQVGHFGQMGAEPRAELHVHDWRAAGAILRQGDIGFAESYRQHWVDTPDLLALFNLALANEAVMTQAVNGSWWALLLKRLAHLLLRDNNRRGSRRNISAHYDLGNDFYALWLDPTMSYSSALFSSPEQDMVSAQHAKYDRILDQLGAQAGQTILEVGCGWGGFAERAAQRGIRVHGITLSTEQLAFAQARMARLGLDELVQLSLTDYRDVQQSYDHIVSIEMIEAVGERWWPTYFAMLRRCLKPGGRIVIQAIDIHDSQFESYRAGTDFIQQYIFPGGMLPSPTRFVQETRQVGLLVRAEIDFALDYAETLLRWRQRFEAVLDDVRALGFDDAFIRIWRMYFVYCEAGFRAGRTGVKQWTLEAA; encoded by the coding sequence ATGAACCGGACCGACCTTGTCCTGCCCTATCCGACGACCAAGCTGCCTCTCCCGGCCCGTGCCTTTGTGGCGATGCTGTCCCGATTGCAAAGTGGTTCGCTGACCTTGGTGGACCCGCAGGGGCAGGTTGGTCATTTCGGACAGATGGGGGCGGAGCCACGTGCCGAGCTGCATGTGCATGACTGGCGCGCCGCCGGTGCGATCCTGCGGCAGGGCGATATCGGGTTTGCCGAAAGCTATCGCCAACACTGGGTGGATACGCCCGATCTGCTCGCCCTGTTCAATCTGGCCCTGGCGAATGAAGCCGTGATGACCCAAGCCGTCAATGGCAGCTGGTGGGCCTTGCTGCTCAAGCGCTTGGCCCACTTGCTGCTGCGCGACAACAATCGGCGCGGCAGCCGGCGCAACATTTCTGCCCACTATGATCTGGGCAATGACTTCTACGCGCTCTGGCTCGACCCCACGATGTCGTACTCCTCGGCACTGTTTTCATCGCCGGAGCAGGACATGGTCTCCGCCCAGCATGCCAAATACGACCGCATCCTGGATCAGCTCGGCGCCCAAGCCGGGCAGACGATTCTGGAGGTGGGTTGTGGCTGGGGTGGCTTCGCCGAGCGTGCAGCCCAGCGCGGCATCCGGGTGCATGGCATCACACTGTCTACCGAGCAGCTCGCCTTTGCGCAGGCGCGCATGGCAAGACTGGGCCTGGATGAGCTGGTCCAGCTCTCGCTAACGGATTACCGCGATGTCCAGCAGTCCTACGACCATATCGTGTCCATCGAGATGATCGAGGCCGTGGGCGAGCGCTGGTGGCCGACCTACTTCGCCATGCTGCGCCGCTGCCTCAAGCCGGGTGGCCGTATCGTGATTCAGGCGATTGATATCCACGATAGCCAGTTCGAGTCCTACCGGGCCGGAACCGATTTCATCCAGCAATACATCTTTCCGGGCGGCATGCTGCCCAGCCCGACCCGCTTCGTGCAAGAAACCCGGCAGGTGGGGCTGCTGGTCCGTGCCGAGATCGACTTTGCGCTTGATTACGCCGAAACCTTGCTGCGCTGGCGTCAGCGTTTCGAGGCCGTGCTCGATGACGTGCGTGCGCTGGGCTTTGATGATGCCTTCATCCGCATCTGGCGCATGTACTTTGTTTACTGCGAAGCCGGTTTCCGCGCGGGCCGTACGGGGGTCAAACAATGGACACTCGAGGCCGCCTGA
- a CDS encoding DUF1365 domain-containing protein, with amino-acid sequence MTDITQNASRNVPPAQLCVGTVMHARSRPRLNRFSYPVFFLRLRLDQLDTQVRSGSWWFGINRLAAVSFQAADHGARDGSDLLAWLDTRLAAAGLQRPGGAVWLHAFPRVLGYAFKPVSFWYCHDHDAQLRIVIAEVNNTFGERHQYVLTAPDQGPITATTILRCRKVFHVSPFCEVRGNYRFRLLSGSERHVMVIDYHDDASDPLPLLKTAMWGSAQAISRPLVLATLLRMPLLTFGVVARIHWQALRLWLGGVPFFRKPQPPAFELTHNNEVSP; translated from the coding sequence ATGACTGACATCACCCAGAACGCGTCGCGCAACGTGCCACCTGCCCAGCTCTGCGTCGGCACGGTCATGCATGCGCGCAGCCGGCCACGGCTCAACCGCTTCAGCTATCCGGTTTTTTTCCTGCGCTTGCGTCTGGACCAGCTCGATACCCAAGTCCGCAGCGGAAGCTGGTGGTTCGGCATCAACCGGCTTGCCGCGGTGAGTTTCCAGGCGGCGGATCATGGTGCGCGAGACGGTAGCGATCTGCTTGCCTGGCTCGATACCCGCCTCGCGGCGGCCGGCTTGCAGCGGCCCGGTGGTGCCGTGTGGCTGCATGCCTTTCCGCGTGTGCTGGGCTATGCCTTCAAGCCGGTCAGCTTCTGGTACTGCCATGATCACGACGCGCAGCTGCGCATCGTGATTGCCGAGGTCAACAACACGTTTGGCGAGCGCCATCAGTACGTGTTGACTGCCCCCGATCAGGGTCCGATTACTGCCACCACCATCCTGCGTTGCCGCAAAGTGTTTCACGTCTCGCCGTTCTGTGAGGTGCGTGGCAATTATCGCTTCCGCCTCTTGTCCGGCAGCGAGCGCCACGTGATGGTGATTGATTATCACGACGATGCCAGCGACCCGCTGCCTTTGCTCAAGACCGCCATGTGGGGCTCGGCGCAGGCCATCAGCCGGCCGCTCGTGCTGGCGACTTTGCTTCGCATGCCATTGCTGACCTTTGGTGTGGTGGCACGCATTCATTGGCAGGCGCTTCGACTCTGGCTCGGTGGCGTGCCCTTCTTCCGCAAGCCGCAACCGCCGGCTTTTGAACTCACTCATAACAACGAGGTGTCGCCATGA
- the recA gene encoding recombinase RecA, translating into MDDNKSKALAAALAQIEKQFGKGSIMKMGEAQIENDLQVVSTGSLGLDLALGVGGLPRGRVVEIYGPESSGKTTLCLHAVAEIQKLGGVAAYIDAENALDPVYAGKLGVNVSDMLISQPDTGEQALEIADMLVRSGGVDVIVIDSVAALVPKAEIEGEMGDQLPGLQARLMSQALRKLTGNIKRTNTLVIFINQIRMKIGVMFGNPETTTGGNALKFYASVRLDIRRTGAIKKGDEVVGNETRVKVVKNKVAPPFREANFDILYGQGISREGEVVELGVIHKIVEKSGAWYAYGGNKIGQGKDNAREYLRENPALAREIENKIRQAVGVSAPLPAEREEEELDPDLA; encoded by the coding sequence ATGGACGACAACAAGAGCAAGGCCCTCGCCGCCGCCCTGGCGCAGATCGAAAAGCAGTTCGGCAAAGGCTCGATCATGAAGATGGGCGAAGCGCAGATCGAGAATGATCTGCAAGTCGTCTCCACCGGCTCGCTGGGACTCGATCTGGCCCTTGGCGTCGGTGGCCTGCCGCGCGGCCGGGTTGTTGAAATCTATGGTCCGGAATCCTCGGGTAAAACCACCCTGTGCCTGCACGCCGTGGCCGAAATCCAGAAGCTCGGCGGTGTGGCTGCCTACATCGATGCAGAAAATGCGCTGGATCCGGTATATGCCGGCAAGCTGGGCGTGAACGTCAGCGACATGCTGATCTCGCAACCGGATACCGGCGAACAGGCACTCGAAATCGCCGACATGCTGGTCCGCTCGGGTGGCGTGGATGTCATCGTGATCGACTCGGTTGCGGCCCTGGTACCCAAGGCTGAAATCGAAGGCGAGATGGGCGACCAGCTGCCCGGCCTGCAGGCACGCCTGATGTCGCAAGCGCTGCGCAAGCTCACCGGCAATATCAAGCGTACCAATACGCTGGTGATCTTCATCAACCAGATCCGCATGAAGATCGGCGTGATGTTCGGCAATCCCGAAACCACCACGGGCGGCAATGCACTCAAGTTCTACGCTTCCGTCCGGCTCGACATCCGCCGCACCGGTGCCATCAAGAAGGGCGATGAGGTGGTGGGTAACGAGACCCGGGTCAAGGTCGTCAAGAACAAGGTCGCCCCGCCCTTCCGCGAGGCCAACTTCGACATCCTGTATGGCCAGGGCATCAGCCGCGAAGGGGAAGTCGTCGAACTTGGCGTGATCCACAAAATTGTCGAGAAGTCTGGCGCTTGGTACGCCTACGGTGGCAACAAGATCGGCCAGGGCAAAGACAATGCCCGTGAGTACCTGCGGGAGAATCCGGCGCTGGCCCGCGAGATCGAGAACAAGATCCGCCAGGCTGTGGGCGTCAGTGCGCCGCTGCCCGCCGAACGGGAAGAGGAAGAACTCGATCCGGATCTCGCCTGA
- the earP gene encoding elongation factor P maturation arginine rhamnosyltransferase EarP — MPAMRADWDIFCNVIDNYGDIGVAWRLARQIASERGETVRLWVDDLAVCQQLVPELDTSLAVQRCRGVDIRAWPSEFPAETPAHRVIEAFACRLPDTYLNAMATQTPPPVWINLDYLSAEIWAEDCHGLPSRHPRLPLTQQFFFPGFSARSGGLLREAGLIERRQRFARDPALQAEWLDQLGIEHALPRVSLFCYANAALPALLETWATGPAMQLFVTDGKARTQVADWLGKPLHSGDNLTIGALQLHALPFLSQDDYDHLLWSCDLNFVRGEDSFVRAQWAARPMVWHIYPQQDAAHLIKLQAFLERYLQDWPADAANAVSAFWSAWVNEDAVACRQHWPAIQDSLIQQRTLAKAWADQLASQPDLLTRLARV; from the coding sequence ATGCCGGCCATGAGAGCCGACTGGGACATCTTTTGCAACGTCATTGATAACTATGGCGATATCGGCGTGGCGTGGCGCCTGGCCCGGCAAATCGCCAGCGAACGAGGCGAAACCGTGCGTCTCTGGGTGGATGATCTGGCCGTTTGCCAGCAGCTGGTGCCCGAGCTGGATACATCCCTCGCTGTTCAACGTTGTAGAGGGGTTGATATCCGCGCCTGGCCCAGCGAATTTCCGGCAGAGACACCGGCACATCGTGTCATCGAAGCCTTTGCATGCCGACTGCCCGATACTTACCTGAACGCAATGGCAACCCAGACGCCGCCGCCCGTCTGGATCAATCTGGACTATCTGAGCGCCGAGATCTGGGCCGAGGATTGCCATGGCCTCCCCTCCCGTCACCCACGCTTGCCGCTGACACAGCAATTTTTCTTCCCCGGCTTCAGCGCACGAAGTGGTGGGCTACTCAGGGAGGCCGGGCTGATCGAGCGGCGACAGCGCTTTGCGCGCGATCCCGCCTTGCAAGCCGAATGGCTGGATCAGCTTGGCATCGAACACGCACTACCAAGGGTGTCCCTCTTCTGTTACGCCAATGCCGCCCTCCCCGCGCTGCTGGAAACCTGGGCGACAGGCCCGGCCATGCAACTCTTCGTCACCGACGGCAAAGCCCGCACACAGGTCGCAGACTGGCTGGGCAAACCCTTGCACAGTGGCGACAACCTGACTATCGGCGCCTTGCAACTGCATGCGCTGCCTTTTCTGAGTCAGGACGACTATGACCATCTGCTCTGGTCGTGCGACCTGAACTTCGTTCGCGGCGAGGATTCTTTCGTGCGCGCACAATGGGCAGCTAGACCCATGGTCTGGCACATCTACCCGCAGCAGGATGCCGCCCATCTGATCAAGCTGCAGGCATTCCTGGAACGCTATCTGCAGGATTGGCCAGCGGATGCGGCCAACGCCGTCAGCGCCTTCTGGTCGGCCTGGGTGAATGAAGATGCAGTGGCTTGTCGGCAACACTGGCCAGCCATTCAGGACAGCCTGATACAACAGCGCACCCTGGCAAAAGCCTGGGCAGATCAGCTTGCCTCCCAGCCCGATCTGCTGACCCGCCTGGCCCGCGTTTGA
- a CDS encoding CvpA family protein, whose protein sequence is MTVFDYAVLIIVGLSVVLAVFRGGVSEVLSLAAWILGFWLAQRYAGEVAAMLPADVPTDELRLIAGFVGILLGVWFVSAIIRITIAQFVRASGLAPLDRFIGALFGLARGVLIVLAFVIVGGLTSLPRQPMWRNAMFSPPFEALAIALKPWLPVQLAQHIKFE, encoded by the coding sequence ATGACAGTTTTCGATTATGCCGTTCTGATCATTGTGGGCCTGTCTGTGGTACTGGCCGTGTTCAGGGGTGGTGTATCGGAAGTCCTGTCGCTGGCAGCCTGGATACTGGGTTTCTGGCTCGCCCAGCGCTACGCTGGAGAGGTGGCCGCGATGCTGCCGGCTGATGTGCCTACAGACGAGTTGCGTTTGATTGCCGGCTTCGTGGGCATTCTGCTTGGCGTGTGGTTTGTGTCAGCGATTATCCGTATCACGATTGCCCAGTTTGTGCGCGCCAGCGGGCTTGCGCCGCTGGATCGGTTTATCGGCGCACTCTTCGGGCTTGCGCGGGGCGTGTTGATCGTGCTGGCTTTTGTCATTGTCGGCGGACTCACCAGTTTGCCGCGCCAGCCCATGTGGCGGAATGCCATGTTCAGCCCGCCATTCGAGGCGCTGGCGATTGCCCTCAAGCCTTGGCTGCCTGTGCAGCTGGCGCAGCATATCAAGTTTGAATGA
- a CDS encoding NAD(P)/FAD-dependent oxidoreductase produces MNTLTPPLPEGARIAVIGAGISGLAAAWLLSKRYRVCLYEANAYFGGHTNTVEVTLEGKTAPVDTGFLVHNDLTYPNLIQLFAHLEVATHPSDMTFAVSLDRPDVEWAGTNLGTVFAQKRNLLRPAFWCMLVEILRFNRHAPAYLLQAREHGWTLGELLAHHGYGSTMRDWYLLPMAAAIWSSSVQDILGFPAETFLNFCLNHRLLQVEGRPKWKTVLGGGREYVSKLLAGITESRVACPVRSVRRHVAGVTIESVQDTREFDGVVFACHAPTTLALLDAQPQERAVLGQFRYQSNEAWLHTDPALLPRRSSVWAAWNYLSQAGDSGERPVAVSYLINQLQPLPFTTPVVVTLNPHQPPAAAHQLARFDYEHPVMDAPAIAAQKRLPSIQGLDRAWFCGAWAGYGFHEDGLKAALRVARHLGVTPPWEAVYD; encoded by the coding sequence ATGAACACGCTAACGCCCCCATTGCCAGAAGGTGCCCGTATCGCCGTGATTGGTGCCGGCATCAGCGGTCTTGCTGCAGCCTGGCTGCTGAGCAAGCGATACCGAGTGTGTCTGTACGAGGCCAATGCCTATTTTGGCGGTCATACCAATACGGTCGAGGTCACGCTTGAGGGCAAGACCGCGCCGGTGGATACCGGATTTCTGGTCCATAACGACCTGACGTACCCCAATCTGATCCAGCTTTTTGCGCATCTTGAGGTCGCAACCCACCCCAGCGACATGACCTTTGCTGTCTCGCTCGATCGTCCCGATGTCGAGTGGGCCGGCACCAATCTGGGCACGGTGTTCGCGCAGAAGCGCAATCTGTTGCGGCCGGCGTTCTGGTGCATGCTGGTAGAGATCCTGCGCTTCAACCGCCATGCCCCGGCTTATCTCTTGCAGGCGCGTGAGCATGGCTGGACGCTTGGTGAGTTACTGGCGCATCACGGCTATGGCAGCACGATGCGTGACTGGTATCTGCTACCCATGGCCGCTGCCATCTGGTCGTCGTCGGTACAGGATATTCTGGGTTTTCCCGCTGAAACCTTCCTCAACTTCTGTCTGAACCATCGGCTCTTGCAGGTGGAGGGGCGGCCCAAGTGGAAAACCGTGCTGGGTGGCGGCCGCGAGTACGTGAGCAAGTTGCTGGCAGGTATTACCGAGTCGCGGGTGGCCTGCCCGGTTCGTTCGGTTCGTCGCCACGTGGCAGGCGTGACGATCGAGTCCGTACAGGACACGCGCGAGTTTGACGGGGTGGTGTTTGCCTGCCACGCGCCGACCACGCTGGCCCTGCTGGATGCCCAGCCACAGGAACGCGCGGTGCTTGGCCAGTTCCGCTACCAGTCCAACGAGGCTTGGCTGCATACCGACCCTGCGCTTCTGCCACGTCGATCATCCGTGTGGGCGGCCTGGAACTATCTTTCCCAAGCTGGAGACAGCGGCGAGCGTCCGGTCGCGGTCAGTTACCTCATCAACCAGCTGCAGCCCTTGCCCTTCACCACGCCTGTGGTGGTGACGCTCAATCCCCATCAGCCGCCTGCAGCGGCGCACCAGCTGGCACGTTTTGATTATGAACACCCGGTCATGGATGCCCCAGCCATTGCCGCACAAAAGCGCCTGCCATCCATACAAGGCCTGGATCGCGCCTGGTTCTGCGGTGCCTGGGCTGGGTACGGTTTTCATGAAGACGGCCTCAAGGCTGCCCTGAGGGTGGCGCGTCATCTGGGCGTCACCCCGCCCTGGGAAGCTGTCTATGACTGA
- the folC gene encoding bifunctional tetrahydrofolate synthase/dihydrofolate synthase, whose amino-acid sequence MRFDSDSLQEWLAYLERLHATAIDMGLARVAEVASRMELKPAFPVITVGGTNGKGSTCAMLAAVYRAAGYRVGAYASPHLIHYNERVCIDLQPADDAAIVSSFRAVEAARGDISLTYFEFGTLAAMHQFMATGVDVAVLEVGLGGRLDAVNVFEPDVAAVVSVDLDHQSYLGDTREAIGFEKAGIYRAGKVAFCADPHPPRSLLDHAANIGADLQVIGKDFGYTNETTQWRWRGRNGQKPGLPFPALRGAFQLGNASLVIAILDALNARLPVSIGALKRGLLEVSLPGRFQVLPGRPSIVLDVAHNPHAAAALAQNLANQGFFPTTHAIFSGLADKDVAGIVALLKDQIDVWHIAQLDVPRAASADDIARQIVASGAPGRVQVYPDVAEAYAAARRAAGENDRIAAFGCFKVVADMLALKPR is encoded by the coding sequence ATGCGTTTTGACTCCGACAGCCTGCAGGAATGGCTTGCCTACCTTGAGCGCCTGCACGCTACTGCCATCGACATGGGCTTGGCCAGGGTTGCCGAAGTGGCAAGCCGGATGGAGCTCAAGCCTGCATTCCCAGTCATTACCGTGGGCGGCACCAACGGCAAGGGTTCCACCTGCGCTATGCTCGCCGCGGTGTACCGTGCAGCGGGCTATCGCGTGGGTGCTTATGCCAGTCCACACCTGATTCATTACAACGAGCGCGTCTGTATTGATTTGCAGCCAGCTGACGATGCGGCCATTGTCAGCAGCTTCCGTGCAGTGGAAGCGGCCCGTGGCGACATATCGCTGACCTATTTCGAGTTCGGTACGCTGGCGGCCATGCACCAGTTCATGGCCACGGGTGTTGATGTAGCGGTGCTGGAGGTGGGTTTAGGCGGCCGGCTCGATGCCGTCAATGTCTTTGAACCCGATGTGGCGGCGGTGGTGAGCGTGGATCTGGACCACCAGTCTTATCTGGGTGATACGCGAGAGGCAATCGGCTTTGAGAAAGCCGGTATCTACCGCGCAGGCAAAGTGGCCTTCTGTGCCGATCCTCATCCGCCCCGATCGCTGCTTGATCATGCTGCCAATATCGGTGCTGACCTGCAGGTGATCGGCAAGGACTTTGGCTACACCAATGAAACGACCCAGTGGCGCTGGCGTGGCCGCAACGGCCAGAAACCCGGTTTGCCATTTCCGGCATTGCGCGGCGCGTTCCAACTGGGCAATGCGAGTTTGGTCATCGCCATACTCGATGCGCTGAACGCGCGCCTGCCGGTGAGTATCGGTGCCCTCAAGCGTGGCCTTCTGGAAGTAAGCCTGCCGGGACGTTTTCAGGTACTGCCGGGGCGCCCGTCCATCGTGCTGGATGTCGCCCACAACCCGCATGCGGCTGCAGCTTTGGCTCAGAATCTCGCCAATCAGGGTTTTTTCCCTACAACACATGCGATTTTCAGTGGTCTGGCCGATAAGGACGTGGCGGGCATCGTTGCCTTGCTCAAGGACCAGATCGATGTCTGGCATATTGCTCAGCTCGACGTTCCCCGTGCCGCCAGTGCAGACGATATCGCCAGGCAGATTGTTGCTAGTGGCGCACCGGGTCGGGTACAAGTGTATCCGGATGTGGCAGAGGCCTATGCGGCGGCAAGGCGGGCGGCAGGCGAAAATGATAGAATCGCGGCCTTTGGTTGTTTCAAGGTCGTGGCTGACATGCTTGCATTGAAGCCGCGCTGA
- the efp gene encoding elongation factor P, whose translation MKTAMELRAGNVAMVDGNPMVVQKAEYNKSGRNAAVVKMKFKNLLTGQGMESVYKADEKFDVVVLDKKECTYSYFADPMYVFMDTEFNQYEVEAENMGDAVNYIVDGMEDVCEVVFYEGRALSVELPTTIVREVEYTEPAVRGDTSGKVMKPAKLVGTPYELQVAAFIEIGDKIEIDTRTNEFKKRA comes from the coding sequence ATGAAAACCGCAATGGAACTCCGCGCCGGCAACGTCGCGATGGTCGACGGCAACCCGATGGTCGTCCAGAAGGCCGAATACAACAAGTCCGGCCGCAACGCCGCCGTCGTCAAGATGAAGTTCAAGAACCTGCTGACCGGCCAGGGCATGGAATCGGTCTACAAGGCCGACGAAAAGTTTGACGTCGTCGTTCTCGACAAGAAGGAGTGCACCTACTCCTACTTCGCCGACCCGATGTATGTGTTCATGGATACCGAGTTCAACCAGTACGAAGTTGAAGCCGAGAACATGGGCGACGCCGTGAACTACATCGTCGACGGCATGGAAGATGTCTGCGAAGTGGTGTTCTACGAAGGTCGCGCGCTGTCGGTTGAACTGCCGACCACCATCGTTCGTGAAGTCGAGTACACCGAACCCGCCGTTCGTGGCGACACCTCGGGCAAGGTCATGAAGCCGGCCAAGCTGGTAGGCACCCCCTACGAGCTGCAAGTGGCTGCCTTCATCGAAATCGGTGACAAGATCGAAATCGATACCCGCACCAACGAGTTCAAGAAGCGCGCCTGA
- the purF gene encoding amidophosphoribosyltransferase, protein MCGILGVVAKSPVNQLLYDGLLVLQHRGQDAAGIVTAEQSGVMHMHKGQGLVADVFRTRNMRSLMGNLGIGHVRYPTAGSASSLAEAQPFYVNSPFGIVLAHNGNLTNHKELKEAMYRNDLRHINTNSDSEALLNVFAYELQKRATGFTLKPDTIFDVVAAVHRRVRGAYAVVAIIAGYGLVAFRDPSGIRPLVLGEHATPEGTEYLVASESVALDTMSFKMVRDVAPGEALFITMDGKLHSRQCADKPKLVPCIFEHVYFARPDSVMDGISVYQARLNMGDNLADKIRRDLPDFDIDVVIPIPDTSRPSALQLANHLGLPYREGFQKNRYIGRTFIMPGQATRKKSVRQKLNAIAVEFTGRNVLLVDDSIVRGTTSKQIVQMAREAGAKKVYFASAAPPVRFPHVYGIDMPTRAELIATGRSDEQIAAEIGADAVFYQDLDALVQAVSDASSGKITAFETSCFSGEYITGDVDDAYLDEMEERRVSPLSREGDGGSQVLDMNVGVAEQNLI, encoded by the coding sequence ATGTGTGGCATTCTCGGGGTAGTTGCAAAATCACCGGTCAACCAGCTTCTGTATGACGGCCTGCTGGTACTCCAGCACCGTGGGCAGGATGCGGCTGGTATCGTTACCGCAGAGCAGAGTGGCGTGATGCATATGCACAAGGGACAGGGGCTGGTCGCGGATGTATTCCGTACCCGCAACATGCGCTCCCTGATGGGTAACCTCGGCATTGGCCATGTCCGCTATCCCACGGCAGGCTCGGCTTCCAGCCTTGCGGAGGCCCAGCCGTTCTATGTGAACAGCCCCTTCGGCATTGTGCTGGCCCACAACGGCAATCTGACGAACCACAAGGAACTCAAGGAGGCGATGTACCGCAACGATCTGCGGCACATCAACACCAATTCCGACTCCGAAGCACTGCTCAATGTATTTGCTTACGAGCTGCAAAAGCGGGCAACTGGTTTCACCCTCAAGCCCGATACCATTTTTGATGTGGTTGCCGCTGTTCACCGCCGCGTTCGCGGTGCCTATGCAGTGGTTGCCATCATTGCGGGCTACGGCCTTGTGGCTTTCCGCGACCCTAGCGGGATTCGCCCGCTTGTGTTGGGCGAGCATGCGACACCCGAAGGCACCGAGTATCTGGTGGCCAGCGAGTCGGTTGCACTCGATACCATGAGCTTCAAGATGGTCCGGGATGTGGCACCGGGCGAGGCATTGTTCATTACCATGGATGGCAAGCTGCACAGCCGCCAGTGCGCCGACAAGCCCAAGCTGGTGCCGTGCATTTTCGAGCATGTCTACTTTGCCCGTCCTGACTCGGTCATGGATGGCATTTCGGTGTATCAGGCGCGGCTCAATATGGGCGATAACCTCGCCGACAAGATTCGCCGCGATCTTCCCGATTTCGATATCGACGTGGTGATTCCCATCCCGGATACCAGTCGCCCCAGCGCCTTGCAGCTGGCCAATCACCTTGGTTTGCCGTATCGCGAGGGGTTCCAGAAGAACCGTTACATCGGTCGGACCTTCATCATGCCTGGCCAGGCCACCCGCAAGAAGTCGGTACGCCAGAAGCTCAATGCCATCGCGGTTGAATTTACGGGCCGCAATGTACTCTTGGTGGACGACTCCATCGTACGTGGGACCACGTCCAAGCAAATCGTGCAGATGGCGCGCGAAGCAGGCGCCAAGAAGGTGTACTTTGCCTCGGCGGCACCACCTGTCCGTTTCCCGCATGTTTACGGGATCGACATGCCTACCCGCGCCGAGTTGATTGCCACTGGTCGGTCGGATGAGCAGATTGCTGCCGAGATCGGCGCGGATGCAGTGTTCTATCAAGACCTGGATGCCTTGGTGCAGGCCGTGTCGGATGCCAGCTCGGGCAAGATCACCGCGTTCGAGACATCATGCTTCTCGGGTGAGTACATTACCGGTGATGTGGATGATGCCTATCTCGACGAGATGGAAGAGCGCCGTGTCAGCCCGCTGTCACGCGAGGGCGATGGCGGTAGCCAGGTGCTCGACATGAATGTGGGTGTCGCGGAACAGAACCTGATTTGA
- a CDS encoding SPOR domain-containing protein, translated as MADAPISEELTVLRKRARRRLVGAVALVFMALIALWTVMDDRPPQSLVNQSVDIVSSSPGLSSTVPAATKPQTQPLPAMTVPEASSVVPVDPAPAVPAPQPEPASAQPLNPPPVQPAPIADKPATAKPDAAKPVSKPKPIVDPARILDGMDEEPAKPAAKPAVKAADTGGERYFVQLGAFADKDKAMGLVSKARQAGVSIQTETVNTDKGALTRLRAGPFAQREAAEKVRGKLAAAGVTSTVVGK; from the coding sequence ATGGCAGACGCCCCGATCAGCGAAGAACTTACCGTACTGCGCAAACGTGCGCGCCGCCGTCTGGTTGGCGCTGTTGCGCTTGTCTTCATGGCGCTGATCGCGCTCTGGACCGTGATGGATGACCGGCCCCCGCAAAGCCTGGTCAACCAGTCGGTGGACATTGTCAGCTCCTCACCTGGCCTCTCGAGTACCGTTCCTGCCGCAACCAAACCGCAAACTCAGCCTCTGCCTGCCATGACGGTTCCCGAAGCCAGTTCTGTCGTGCCGGTGGACCCCGCGCCAGCCGTGCCGGCCCCGCAGCCAGAGCCTGCATCGGCGCAGCCACTGAACCCACCCCCAGTCCAGCCGGCGCCGATTGCCGATAAGCCTGCGACTGCCAAGCCGGATGCCGCCAAGCCGGTCTCCAAACCCAAGCCCATCGTTGATCCCGCGCGCATCCTGGACGGGATGGATGAGGAGCCGGCCAAGCCTGCCGCCAAACCCGCTGTAAAAGCCGCCGACACCGGTGGTGAGCGTTATTTTGTCCAGCTTGGTGCCTTTGCCGACAAGGACAAGGCAATGGGGCTAGTAAGCAAGGCTCGCCAGGCCGGCGTGAGCATCCAGACCGAAACCGTGAATACCGACAAGGGCGCGCTGACTCGTTTGCGCGCAGGACCGTTTGCGCAGCGTGAGGCTGCCGAAAAAGTGCGTGGCAAGCTCGCCGCTGCGGGCGTAACGAGTACTGTTGTCGGCAAATGA